The following coding sequences are from one Triticum aestivum cultivar Chinese Spring chromosome 5A, IWGSC CS RefSeq v2.1, whole genome shotgun sequence window:
- the LOC123106656 gene encoding ABC transporter G family member 5-like: MATSGHIVVDVGTDEDASAGQPPIAPVPYRLSFTDLSYTVRTRGGRLASLLSRARASTDSPSPSTTRALLNGISGEAREGELFAVMGASGSGKSTLVDSLAGRIERESLRGTVTLNDEALHGRRLRAISAYVMQDDLLYPMLTVRETLMYAAEFRLSRALSPARKRERVDALIDQLGLASAADTVIGDEGHRGVSGGERRRVSIGTDIIHDPILLFLDEPTSGLDSASAFMVVQVLLDIARSGSVVVMTIHQPSARILGILGRLLLLSRGRTVYAGTPAGLIPFFHEFGKPIPENENPAEFALDTIRELERQPDGAALLADFNARWQADHRIIETVNTMPLEVAISESVCRGKLVAGTVTGTASSVPTYANPLTVEVWVLIKRSFINTRRMPELFGMRLGTIMLTGLILATIFLRLDDTPKGVQERLGFFAMGMSTMFYVCADALPVFVQERHIYLRETAHNSYRRLSYVLANSVVSFPPLVILSLAFAVTTFFAVGLAGGGASFAFFALIILASLWAGSGFVTFLSAVVPHVMVGYTVVVAILAYFLLFSGFFINRDRIPNYWIWFHYISLVKYPYQAVLQNEFGDASRCFARGVQMFEGTPIAGMTEAVKLKVLGAISATLGTNMTAATCVVTGADVLRQQAVTDLGKWMCLLVTAAFGFFFRALFYVVLLVGSKNKRK; the protein is encoded by the coding sequence ATGGCCACCTCCGGCCACATCGTCGTCGACGTCGGCACCGATGAAGATGCTTCGGCGGGTCAGCCGCCCATCGCGCCAGTGCCGTACCGTCTGTCCTTCACTGACCTGTCGTACACCGTCAGGACGCGCGGCGGCAGGCTGGCGAGCCTGCTGTCCCGCGCCAGGGCGTCCACGGATTCGCCATCACCGTCAACCACCAGGGCGCTGCTGAACGGCATCTCCGGCGAGGCCCGGGAAGGGGAGCTCTTCGCTGTGATGGGCGCCAGCGGGTCCGGCAAGTCCACCCTCGTCGACTCGCTCGCCGGCCGGATCGAGCGGGAGAGCCTCCGCGGCACCGTCACGCTCAACGACGAGGCCCTCcacggccgccgcctccgcgccatcTCCGCCTACGTAATGCAGGACGATCTGCTGTACCCGATGCTCACGGTGCGGGAGACGCTGATGTACGCCGCTGAGTTCCGCCTCTCCCGCGCGCTCTCCCCGGCCAGGAAGCGCGAACGCGTCGACGCGCTCATCGACCAGCTCGGCCTCGCCAGCGCCGCCGACACCGTCATCGGCGACGAGGGGCACCGTGGGGTCTCTGGAGGCGAGAGGCGCCGTGTCTCCATCGGCACGGACATCATCCACGACCCGATCCTGCTGTTCCTCGACGAGCCCACCTCCGGGCTCGACTCGGCGAGTGCGTTCATGGTGGTGCAGGTGCTCCTCGACATCGCGCGGAGCGGCAGCGTCGTCGTGATGACCATCCACCAGCCCAGCGCGCGGATCCTCGGCATCCTTGGCCGTCTACTGCTCCTCTCCCGCGGCCGCACCGTCTATGCCGGCACGCCTGCCGGCCTCATACCCTTCTTCCATGAGTTTGGCAAGCCCATCCCGGAGAACGAGAACCCGGCCGAGTTCGCGCTGGACACCATCAGAGAACTCGAGCGCCAGCCTGATGGCGCTGCGCTGCTCGCCGACTTCAACGCCAGGTGGCAAGCAGACCACAGGATCATCGAGACTGTCAACACGATGCCGCTAGAGGTGGCCATATCCGAGAGCGTCTGTCGTGGGAAGCTGGTGGCCGGGACTGTCACAGGGACGGCGTCGTCGGTGCCGACGTACGCGAACCCGCTGACCGTGGAGGTGTGGGTGCTGATcaagcgctccttcatcaacacgCGCCGCATGCCGGAGCTCTTCGGCATGCGCCTGGGCACCATCATGCTGACGGGGCTCATCCTGGCGACCATCTTCCTGCGCCTCGACGACACGCCCAAGGGCGTCCAGGAGCGGCTGGGCTTCTTCGCCATGGGAATGTCCACCATGTTCTacgtctgcgccgacgcgctgccgGTGTTCGTCCAGGAGCGACACATCTACCTCCGCGAGACGGCGCACAACTCGTACCGCCGCTTGTCGTACGTGCTCGCCAACTCCGTCGTGTCCTTCCCGCCGCTGGTCATCCTGTCCCTGGCGTTCGCGGTGACCACGTTCTTCGCCGTGGGCCTCGCCGGCGGGGGCGCGTCGTTCGCCTTCTTTGCGCTGATCATTCTCGCGTCGCTGTGGGCGGGCAGCGGGTTCGTGACGTTCCTGTCGGCGGTGGTACCGCACGTGATGGTGGGCTACACGGTGGTGGTGGCCATCCTCGCCTacttcctcctcttctccggctTCTTCATCAACCGGGACAGGATTCCCAACTACTGGATATGGTTCCACTACATTTCGCTCGTCAAGTATCCCTACCAGGCTGTGTTGCAGAACGAGTTCGGCGACGCGAGCCGGTGCTTCGCGCGCGGGGTACAGATGTTCGAGGGGACACCCATCGCCGGCATGACGGAGGCCGTGAAGTTGAAGGTGCTCGGCGCGATCAGTGCGACTCTCGGCACAAACATGACGGCCGCCACGTGCGTCGTCACCGGCGCCGACGTGCTAAGGCAGCAGGCCGTCACGGACCTAGGGAAGTGGATGTGCCTCCTGGTCACGGCGGCATTCGGCTTCTTCTTCCGTGCTCTCTTCTACGTCGTCTTGCTCGTTGGGAGCAAGAACAAGCGCAAGTAG